A window of Microbacterium lushaniae genomic DNA:
CTGCGTGAGGTGGGCGTGCCCGAGCCCGAGCGCCGCGCCGCGCAGTACCCGCACGAACTGTCCGGAGGGCTGCGTCAGCGCGTGCTCATCGGAATCGCCTGGGCGTGCGAGCCGGCACTCGTGATCGCCGACGAGCCCACGAGCGCGCTGGATGCGACCGTGCAGCGTCACGTCCTGGACCGTATGCAGGCGCTCGCCGCCGCCCACGGCACGGCGGTTGTCCTCGTCACGCACGACCTGGGTATCGCCGGCGACCGCGCCGATCGCATCGTCGTCGTGGAGAAGGGCGAGATCGTTGAGAGCGGACCGGCGACCGACGTGCTGTCCCTGCCGCAGCATCCGTACACCCGCCGCCTCGTCGCGGCCGCGCCGGGCCTGAACGCGCGGCGACTGCAGCCGCGCGTGGATGTCTCCGACCGTGTGCCGCCGCGAAGCCCCGAGCCGCTCGTGGTCGTCTCGTCGCTGACCAAGTCGTACGGCTCCGGGGGCGATGCGCCCGCCGTCGACGGCGCGGATTTCACCGTGACGCGCGGCTCCACGTTCTCCCTCGTGGGCGAGTCGGGTTCGGGCAAGACCACCACAGCACGCATGGTGGCGCGCATCATCCCGGCCGACACCGGCCGCATCGAGTTCGACGGCGCCGACATCACCGCCCTCACCGGGGAGGGGCTGCGGCAGCTTCGCCGGCGCATCCAGGTCGTCTACCAGAACCCCTTCGGATCTCTCGACCCGCGCATGACGGTGCAGCGGCTCGTCGCGGAGCCGTTGCGCGCCTTCGGCGTGGGCACGTCCCGCGAACGCGCCGCCACGGTACGCGACCTGCTCGACCAGGTGCGCCTGAGCAGCGACCTGGTGGGGCGCAGGCCTGCGGAGCTGTCGGGCGGCCAGCGGCAGCGGGTGGCGATCGCCCGCGCGCTGGCACTGCGTCCCGAGCTGGTCGTCCTCGACGAGCCGGTCTCCGCGCTGGACGTGTCGGTGCAGGAGCAGGTGCTGCGCCTCCTGGTCGATCTGCAGGCGGAGTTCGGTCTGACCTACCTCTTCATCTCCCACGACCTCGGCGTCATCCGGCAGATCTCCGACCGGGTCGCGGTCATGAAGGAGGGGCGCATACTCGAGCAGGCCGACGCCGACCGTATCTTCGCCGAGGCGGAGCATCCGTACACGCGGGAGCTGATCGCCGCCATCCCGGGCCGCCGCTGACCCTTCGACACGCGCAGGGGGCGGACGGGCCCACCGGCCGGGTCAGAAGTCGGGGGCGTCGCGGGGGTCGGCCCGGCGACGGGTCTGCAGGTCGCGCAGCGCACGGTCGATCGAGCGTGAGGATGCGTCGAGCACCGTGTGATAGCCCAGGCGGGATGCCTCGCCCGCGCGCTGCGCAGACTGGGTGACGGGACGGATCTCGCCCGTCAGCGTCAGTTCTCCGATCGCGACCGTGCGGTGGGAGATCGTGTGGTCGCGGACGGCGTTGGCCACCGCGATCGCGATGGCAAGGTCGGCGGCCGGCTCGACCAGACGCACGCCGCCCACCGTCGAGACGTACACGTCCTTGTCCGACACCTTCACGTGGGCCCGCCGCTCCAGGACGGCGAGCACCATCGCCACGCGTGCCGAGTCGACGCCGTTGACCACGCGGCGGGGGTTGGGGGCGGTCGTGTCGATCGTGAGCGCCTGCACCTCGACCGGCAGCGCGCGCCGGCCCTCCAGTGCAATGGTCACGCAGGTGCCGGGGACGGGATCGCCGTGGCCGAGGAACAGCGCGCTCGGGTCGGGCACCTCGGCGATGCCCGCACCGGTCATGTCGAAGCATCCGACCTCGTCGGTGGGGCCGAACCGGTTCTTCAGGGCGCGCACGAAGCGCAGCGACGTCTGCCGGTCGCCCTCGAACTGGCACACGACGTCGACGAGGTGCTCCAGGATGCGGGGACCCGCGATGGAGCCGTCCTTGGTGACATGCCCGACGATGATGACCGGCAGCGACCGCTCCTTGGCCACGCGGATGAGCGTGGATGCCACTTCCCGGACCTGGCTCGGCTGCCCGGCGGCACCGTCGCTCAGCGCCGAGGACACCGTCTGCACGGAGTCGACGATGAGCAGCTCAGGCTGCACGTCGTCGATGTGCCCGAGGATGGTCGCGAGGTCGGTCTCCGCCGCGAGGTACAGCTCGTCGTGCAGCGCGCCGGTGCGCTCGGCGCGCAGTCGCACCTGTGCGGTGGACTCCTCCGCACTGGCGTACAGGACCCGGCGGCCGGCGCGGGCGCTCTGCGCCGCGACCTCCAGCAGCAGTGTCGACTTGCCGACTCCGGGCTCGCCGCTGAGCAGGATGGCCGCGCCGGGAACGACGCCGCCGCCGAGGACGCGATCGAACTCGCCCACCCCGCTCGTGCGGCGCGGGGCATCCTGCGTGTCGATCGCGGTGATCGGGCGTGCGGCCCGCGAGGCGCCGGGGGCCACGGCCGCCACCGCGCGGGTGATCCCGGTCTGTTCGGCGGCTTCGACGACGGTGCCCCACTGCTGGCACTCTCCGCAGCGGCCGACCCACTTGAGAGTCGTCCACCCGCACTCGGTGCACCGGTACGGCACGGTCATGGAGGGCTTTCGCGCGGGCATGCCTCCAGGCTACGCGTGACCCCCGACAGGGACCTGCGGCGCTGCGGGATGCGGGGGATGGACCGGGCGGGTGATCTCGACGCGGCGTCGTAGAGCCGCGCGCACGCATGTGGTAACGTTGCCACAATTTCGCGGGTCTCCCGGCGCCGCGGAGGAGCACGAGCACACCGACCCGATCCGATGATGGGCGCGACGTCCACCCAGAGGAGTGCAGAGCGTGACCGAGGATGCCATCGGCGTGGGGGTCGCCGGCTTCTGGCATGTGCATGCGGACGACTACGCGCGCGAAACCGAGGCGCACGCCGAGACCCGCCTGATCGCGGCATGGGATGACGACCCCGGCCGGGCCCGCGAGGGCGCGACGCGCTGGGGTGTTGACCGTGCCGAGAGCCTCGACGCGCTGCTCGCACACCCGGGTGTCGACGCGATCACCGTCACGACGGCGACCGTCGACCACACCGAGGTGATCTCGCGGGCGATCGCGGCAGGCAAGCACGTCTTCACCGAGAAGCTCCTCGCGCCCACCGTGGCCGAATCGCAGCAGCTCGCCGCCGCGGCCACAGCGAAAGGCGTGACGCTCGTGGTGTCGTTGCCGCAGCTGACGAATCCGGTGATGGTCGCCGCCGCCGACCTCGTCGACCGCGGCGCTCTCGGCGCCGTCACCTACGCGCGCGTGCGGATGGCGCACGACGGGTGGCTCGCGGGATGGCTGCCCGACCGCTTCGCCGACCCGGTCCGGGCCATCGGCGGGGCGTTCACCGATCTGGGGTGCCATCCCGCCTACCTCGTGCAGCGGCTGCTCGGTGCCCGGCCGGAGACGGTGTCGGCCGTGTACACCCACGTCACCGGTCGGGAGGTCGATGACAACGCGGTGGTCGTCGCGGCCTACGCCGACGGGGCGCTCGGGGTCGCCGAGGCCAGCTTCGTCACGACCCCCGGCGCGGTGGCGATGGAGGTGCGCGGCACCGAGGCCTCGCTGCTCCACGGGTTCGGCCGCGACGGACTCCTCGCCAAGGGCGGCCGGTTCGGAGAGGAATGGGTCGTCGTGCCGCTGCGTCCGCCGCCGCCCACGCCCTTCGAGCTGTGGGTGGACGCCATGCGCGGGCGAGCGGATGCGTCCGCCGACGTGTCCGCCGCGATCGACCTCACGCGGTTCATCGTCGCCGCCAATACCGCCGCCGCCACGGGCTCGCGTGTCGGCTTCGACCCGGAAGGACCCTCATGACCGGCAGAGTGCGGATCGGACTCATCGGCGCGGGCGGCATCGCCGGCGCGCATGTCGCGGGCTTCCGCCGCAACCCCGAGACCGTGGAGCTGGCGGCGGTGGCCGACCCCGTGCGCGAGAGCGCGGAGAAGCGCCGCGGCGACGACGAGGGCGTGCGGATCTTCGCGGACTATCGCGAGATGATCGCCGCGGGCGGCCTGGATGCCGTGGACATCTGCCTGCCCCACCACCTCCACGCCGACGCCGTCATCGCCGCCGCCGACGCGGGCCTGCACGTGCTGTGCGAGAAGCCGCTGTGCCTCACGCTCGAGGAGGCGGAGGCGATCTCGGCGGCCGTGGAGCGCAGCGGGGTGACGGTGATGTGCGCGCACAACCAGCTCTTCCTTCCCGCCGTCGCCGAGGCCAAGCGCCTCATCGACAGCGGCGTTCTCGGTCGCGTGTACGAGGTGCGCACGACCGACAGCTTCTTCAACGACTTCACGCCCGAGAGCATGGGATGGCGCGCACGTGCCGAGACGTCCGGGGGCGGCGAGCTCATCGACACCGGCTATCACCCGCTCTACCTCATGCAGCACCTCGCCGGGGGCGCGCCGGTCGAGGTGGCCGCGATGCTCTCGCGGCACCGCCTCGAGTTCATGGAGGGCGAGGACTCCGCCCAGGTGCTCGTCCGCTACGACAACGGCGTGGTGGGTCACGTCGTGACGAGCTGGGCGTACGAGCCGGCCCTGGGCACGGAGAAGTTCTCGCTGGTGGCCGAACGGGGCTCGCTCAGCTCGGACGGCACCGCGCTCACCTACCGCATGCGCGGCGAAGAGCCGGTGACGCGTGAGTTCGAGCCCGTGCACGAGTTCGCCGCGGAGGTGGCCCACTTCGCCGACAGCGTGCGCAACGGCACGCGCCCGATCCAGACCCACGAGGAGGGGATCGATGTGCTCGGGGTGATCCTGGCGGCGTACGAGTCGTCGCTCACCGGCTCGATCGCGCGCGTCGGCGCGCACCCCGTCGGGCGTCGCTGAGGGCTCGACGGCTCCGGCTCACACCCGCTCCGGCTCCGTGCGCGGCACAGCGAGCTGAGCCAGCAGCACATCGGCGAGGTCGCGCGGTCGCTCGATCTGAGGCCACCTGCCCGACGGCAGATCCACGAGCGTGACGTCGGACATGAGGGCGAGTTCGCGGACCGGATCGATGCCGGCGGCCATCCACCTGCGCACATCGTCGGTGGTGAACTCCGTCGCCACGACCGTGGCCGGCACGGTGAACCGCCGGTGGTCGGTGAGGCGCTGCACGGCGTCGAGCACGTGCGCGGCGTTCTCGCTCATGCGCTCGTGGAGCACGCCCAGGCTGGGGTCCACGGCACTCAGGCCGGCGGTGTGGGTCGTGACCCCGCGCGCATCCACCGTGAAACCGCTCAGCACCCGCGCGCCGTCGGCGCTCGGGAACCCGCCCACGTGGATCGCTTGGGCGACGCGGTCGGGGCGCTGACTGACCGCCGCGTGCATGAGCCCGCAGGCCTCGGCGTGGCCGACCACGACCGCCTTCTCCTTGCACCGGTCGATCTCGGCGGCGATGGCGGCGACGTGGTCGGCGAGCCAGATGCCGTTGCGGTTCGCGGTGCGGGAGTGCAGTCCTTGCAGCGTCAGTGCGGACGGCCGATGCCCTGCGGCGGCCAGCAGTTCGGAGACGTCCGCCCACGAGGAGGCGTCGAGCCACAGGCCGGGAACCAGGATGACGTCCATCGCACCTCCTCGCCGGCGAACCGCTCGCGGCACCGACATGCTCACCCCGCAGCGCCGCGCGGTGGAGGGGGTTGCGTTTCCCTCAGCCGTGCGGTCACGGGCCACCGCGGCCCCGCGGCATCCGGCGCCTGCTGTGCGCTCATGCCGGCTCCTCGTCGAGCGGCCACTCCAGCAGATCCACCTCCACGATCGCCGCTGCGGGGTCGAGCGGGATGCGGAAGGTGCGCACCTGATGCGGGCGGAACTCGCCTTCGATGACGCGGTCGACGATCGGGAGGGCGATCCGCGCGGAGCCGGGCACTCCCCGCGTCTCGACGGCCCGCACGATGAGGTCGGCGACCGCCGCATGCGGGACGTCTTCGCTGCCCTTGACCGCGGTGACCATGACGGCGCCGGCGCCGTCGTCGACGAAGCTGCGGCGCGGAGGGAGGTCGCCGGGGTGGAAGGACTCCAGCTGCGCGCGCAGGGGCGAGCCGAGCACGGCGGCCCGACGCGTCGGCTGGGCGGCCCGCCAGTCGCCGTCGTGCGGGATGAGCTCCAGGCTGAACCTCTGCACGCCCTGGTCGTGGAAGGAGTACACCCCGTCCGGATCGAGCAGGCGCGGATCGTGCCACGAGTACACGGGGCTCCGCACCGCGGTGATGCCGATGCTCGCCGTGTCCATCCCGGCGGTAGCGGCGGGGGAGACATCCCACCCGTGCTTGGTCGTGCACACCACGGTGAGCCCGGCCGGGGTCCCGGCGATCGTGCCGGTGAGATCGACCCACGACTGGGCCGGCTCCTCGGCGCCGTCTACCGGGCGCCGGAGAGTGGCGTAGGGGATCTCGTACGTGGCGACCGGATGCTCCAGCCCGACGGGGAACCGCAGCTTCAGCAGGTGTGCCCGCTCTCGCCAGTCCAGCGTCACGTCCACGCGCAGCGCGCGGGCGTCGTGGGAGAGGAGGTACTCCTCCACGAGCGTGCTGGAGCCCCACCCGCGCTCCACGCGCACGCGGGAGCGCACGGGGCCGCTTTCGCGCACGACGATGCGCTTCAGGCTCAGGGCTGCGCCGGGCCAGGCGTAGGAGATCACGCGGTGGCCCCACGTGTCGGTGGGGTCCTCGCACACGGCCGAACGCGGCTGGCCGCGCGTACCGGCCAGCGGGTCGACGCCGGTGCCCTTGTGCAGGAGTGACACGACGTCGCCGGTGGCGGCGTCCAACTCGACGCGCAGGTGCGCGTTCTCGATGACGGTGCCGTCCTCCGACACGCGCACGTCCTCGTCGGCGGGAAGCGCGGGGCCTGGGAGCAGGCGGTAGAGCGCGTACCCCAGCGCAGGCACGTCGGCGCGGAACGTGACCGCACCTCGGCTGACGTCGCTGGTCGTGGCCGTGGACTGCGTCGCCTGCGACAGCACGGGGGCTCCGGCGTGGTCGACGACGCGCACCCCATGCGGCTGCGCGCTGTACTGCATGTCGACGTCGACCGACACCGGCCACGGATGCGGGTTGAAGACCACGACCGGCTGGGTCGCCGCATCCGCGGGGACGTCGATCCGCCGGGCGATGCGGTTGTGCACCCGCGTGATGATGCGCTTGGAGATCGCGACGGCCTCGCCCAGCTGGTCGCGGGCGTCGTCGTACGACGGCTCGACCGCCGAGCCCGGCAGGATGTCGTGGAACTGATTGAAGAGGATCTGCTTCCACGCGCGCTCGAGGTCGTCGCGCGGGTAGTCGGCGCCGGTGAGGGCGACCTCGACCGCGGCCCACCGTTCGGCCGAGAGGACGGCGAACTGCGCGCGGCGCTGCCATGCCTTGATGCCCGAGTGCGACGAGTAGCACCCCGGCGCGTGGTGCTGCAGGTCGTCGTGGCGCACGGTCAGGGCGTCGAGGAAACCCGCCCCGCGCGCCAGCATCTCATCGAAGTACGCGCGCGGCGACGACATCGTCATCCTCCCGAAGGTGCCCATCCGGTCGTAGCGGTGGATCGACTCGATGTTGGCCTTCGTGGGCCCGCCGCCGTGGTTGCCGACGCCGTAGAACACCATCATCTGTCCGAGGGAGCGGTCCAGCTGCCCGAGCGATTTCTCGGTCTGGAAGGAGACGTCGCCCGGCGCGCTGCCGTACTCGAAGGGGATGCGGTAGGTCAGCACGCGCGATCCGTCGGGGGACTCCCACTGGAACAGCGTGTCGTCGAGGTCGCCTTCGTGCGGGCCCGGCCGCAGGAAGCAATAGGAGTCCATGCGCTGCCCGCGCAGTATCTGCGGGATCGTCGCGCTGTGCCCGAAGGGGTCGACGTTCATGCCGACGGTGGCGATCCGCCCGAAGCGGGAGTGCAGGTAGCGCTGACCGTAGAGCCCCTGGCGCGCGAACGACTCGCCCATCGGCATGTTGCAGTCGGGCTCCACCCACCATCCGCCGACGTTGACCCACCGCCCCTCGGCCACGCGCTGCGCGATGCGCGCGAACAGGTCCGGATCCTGCTCCTCGACCCACGACAGCAGCACGATCTGATCGCACGTGAAGATGAAGTCGGGGTACTCGTCCATCCGGTCCAGGGCGCTCGCGAACGTCGCGCGCGCCTCCTGGTAGCCCTCCTGCCACGGCCACAGCCACACCGGGTCCAGGTGCGCGTTGCCGATCATGTGCAGCGTGCGGTCGGGGGTCGCCGCCGGTCGCTGGGCCGGGTCGAGGTTCTGCGGCTGCCGACCGGACGGGGCGTTGGCGACCGGAGCGCGGCCCGCGGGCGTGGATGCCTCTTGGTTCACGTCCGTTCCCCCTGCGTGTCGCGACGCCGGTCGTCGGGCCTGGGATCGATGTCGATGTGACATCGTTCCCACATAGTAACGACGCGTGCGCCCGCGTCGCCAGTGTCAGGTGAGCGCGCGGCTGCCTCGACCCGCCGCCTCCGGCTGACGCACGCCGCCGCGCCCACCCCGCCGCGCGGGCGTCGGAGGATCGCACGAAGGTCGGAGGATGCGGCGCGCATCGCCCGACGTGGGTGCGATCCTCCGACGTTCGCGAGAGGCGAGAGGCGAGAGGCGAGAGGCGAGAGGCGGGGCGGGCTAGGAGGGGGGAGCGGCGATCGACCCGCGGTCGATGAACGTCGTGGGCATCACGATGGTCCGCACGGGTGCGGCCGGTGACTCGATGCGCTCGAGCAGGGCGCGCATGGCGGCGGATCCGAGCGACCCCACGTCCTGCACGCTCGTGGAGACACCCGGCTCGACGATCGTCATCCAGGGGGCATCGTCGAAGCCGACGATGCTGAGCTGGTCGGGGACCCGCAGTCCCAGGGCAGCAGCGGCGCGCCACGCGCCCTCGGTGAGGACGTTGTTCGCGGCGAAGACGGCGGTGGGCCGGTCTTCGCGCGAGAGCAGCTCCCGCGCCGTCTGGGTCGCCTCGGCGGTGTCCCACCCGGCGGGGACGACGAGCGACTCGTCGACCGGGATGCGGTGGGCAGTGAGCGCGTCGCGGTACCCGCGCAGGCGCTCCTCGCCCGTGGTC
This region includes:
- a CDS encoding dipeptide ABC transporter ATP-binding protein yields the protein MTALLRVSGLRVDYGSGRRAHSAVRGIDLEIAPGEIVAVVGESGSGKSTISHALVRLLPDQARIRGGSVVFEGTDLLRAPVSALRRIRGARIGFVPQDPSHSLNPLMRVGEQIAETLRRHSGRSRAGAAARAVEILREVGVPEPERRAAQYPHELSGGLRQRVLIGIAWACEPALVIADEPTSALDATVQRHVLDRMQALAAAHGTAVVLVTHDLGIAGDRADRIVVVEKGEIVESGPATDVLSLPQHPYTRRLVAAAPGLNARRLQPRVDVSDRVPPRSPEPLVVVSSLTKSYGSGGDAPAVDGADFTVTRGSTFSLVGESGSGKTTTARMVARIIPADTGRIEFDGADITALTGEGLRQLRRRIQVVYQNPFGSLDPRMTVQRLVAEPLRAFGVGTSRERAATVRDLLDQVRLSSDLVGRRPAELSGGQRQRVAIARALALRPELVVLDEPVSALDVSVQEQVLRLLVDLQAEFGLTYLFISHDLGVIRQISDRVAVMKEGRILEQADADRIFAEAEHPYTRELIAAIPGRR
- the radA gene encoding DNA repair protein RadA → MPARKPSMTVPYRCTECGWTTLKWVGRCGECQQWGTVVEAAEQTGITRAVAAVAPGASRAARPITAIDTQDAPRRTSGVGEFDRVLGGGVVPGAAILLSGEPGVGKSTLLLEVAAQSARAGRRVLYASAEESTAQVRLRAERTGALHDELYLAAETDLATILGHIDDVQPELLIVDSVQTVSSALSDGAAGQPSQVREVASTLIRVAKERSLPVIIVGHVTKDGSIAGPRILEHLVDVVCQFEGDRQTSLRFVRALKNRFGPTDEVGCFDMTGAGIAEVPDPSALFLGHGDPVPGTCVTIALEGRRALPVEVQALTIDTTAPNPRRVVNGVDSARVAMVLAVLERRAHVKVSDKDVYVSTVGGVRLVEPAADLAIAIAVANAVRDHTISHRTVAIGELTLTGEIRPVTQSAQRAGEASRLGYHTVLDASSRSIDRALRDLQTRRRADPRDAPDF
- a CDS encoding Gfo/Idh/MocA family protein, giving the protein MTEDAIGVGVAGFWHVHADDYARETEAHAETRLIAAWDDDPGRAREGATRWGVDRAESLDALLAHPGVDAITVTTATVDHTEVISRAIAAGKHVFTEKLLAPTVAESQQLAAAATAKGVTLVVSLPQLTNPVMVAAADLVDRGALGAVTYARVRMAHDGWLAGWLPDRFADPVRAIGGAFTDLGCHPAYLVQRLLGARPETVSAVYTHVTGREVDDNAVVVAAYADGALGVAEASFVTTPGAVAMEVRGTEASLLHGFGRDGLLAKGGRFGEEWVVVPLRPPPPTPFELWVDAMRGRADASADVSAAIDLTRFIVAANTAAATGSRVGFDPEGPS
- a CDS encoding Gfo/Idh/MocA family protein, whose product is MTGRVRIGLIGAGGIAGAHVAGFRRNPETVELAAVADPVRESAEKRRGDDEGVRIFADYREMIAAGGLDAVDICLPHHLHADAVIAAADAGLHVLCEKPLCLTLEEAEAISAAVERSGVTVMCAHNQLFLPAVAEAKRLIDSGVLGRVYEVRTTDSFFNDFTPESMGWRARAETSGGGELIDTGYHPLYLMQHLAGGAPVEVAAMLSRHRLEFMEGEDSAQVLVRYDNGVVGHVVTSWAYEPALGTEKFSLVAERGSLSSDGTALTYRMRGEEPVTREFEPVHEFAAEVAHFADSVRNGTRPIQTHEEGIDVLGVILAAYESSLTGSIARVGAHPVGRR
- a CDS encoding alpha/beta fold hydrolase produces the protein MDVILVPGLWLDASSWADVSELLAAAGHRPSALTLQGLHSRTANRNGIWLADHVAAIAAEIDRCKEKAVVVGHAEACGLMHAAVSQRPDRVAQAIHVGGFPSADGARVLSGFTVDARGVTTHTAGLSAVDPSLGVLHERMSENAAHVLDAVQRLTDHRRFTVPATVVATEFTTDDVRRWMAAGIDPVRELALMSDVTLVDLPSGRWPQIERPRDLADVLLAQLAVPRTEPERV
- a CDS encoding alpha-mannosidase, yielding MNQEASTPAGRAPVANAPSGRQPQNLDPAQRPAATPDRTLHMIGNAHLDPVWLWPWQEGYQEARATFASALDRMDEYPDFIFTCDQIVLLSWVEEQDPDLFARIAQRVAEGRWVNVGGWWVEPDCNMPMGESFARQGLYGQRYLHSRFGRIATVGMNVDPFGHSATIPQILRGQRMDSYCFLRPGPHEGDLDDTLFQWESPDGSRVLTYRIPFEYGSAPGDVSFQTEKSLGQLDRSLGQMMVFYGVGNHGGGPTKANIESIHRYDRMGTFGRMTMSSPRAYFDEMLARGAGFLDALTVRHDDLQHHAPGCYSSHSGIKAWQRRAQFAVLSAERWAAVEVALTGADYPRDDLERAWKQILFNQFHDILPGSAVEPSYDDARDQLGEAVAISKRIITRVHNRIARRIDVPADAATQPVVVFNPHPWPVSVDVDMQYSAQPHGVRVVDHAGAPVLSQATQSTATTSDVSRGAVTFRADVPALGYALYRLLPGPALPADEDVRVSEDGTVIENAHLRVELDAATGDVVSLLHKGTGVDPLAGTRGQPRSAVCEDPTDTWGHRVISYAWPGAALSLKRIVVRESGPVRSRVRVERGWGSSTLVEEYLLSHDARALRVDVTLDWRERAHLLKLRFPVGLEHPVATYEIPYATLRRPVDGAEEPAQSWVDLTGTIAGTPAGLTVVCTTKHGWDVSPAATAGMDTASIGITAVRSPVYSWHDPRLLDPDGVYSFHDQGVQRFSLELIPHDGDWRAAQPTRRAAVLGSPLRAQLESFHPGDLPPRRSFVDDGAGAVMVTAVKGSEDVPHAAVADLIVRAVETRGVPGSARIALPIVDRVIEGEFRPHQVRTFRIPLDPAAAIVEVDLLEWPLDEEPA